One Pyrus communis chromosome 13, drPyrComm1.1, whole genome shotgun sequence genomic window carries:
- the LOC137713651 gene encoding adenylyl-sulfate kinase 3-like — MSTLNNSTNVFWQECQVGKVDRQKLLNQKGCVVWITGLSGSGKSTLACALSRELHSRGKLSYVLDGDNLRHGLNKDLGFKAEDRAENIRRVGEVAKLFADAGLICIASLISPYRKDRDACRAMLSDPNFIEVFMNMPLELCESRDAKGLYKLARAGKIKGFTGIDDPYEPPENCEIEIEQENGVCPMPAAMAGQVVSYLEEKGFLRVQ, encoded by the exons ATGTCTACTTTGAACAATTCAACAAATGTATTTTGGCAAGAATGTCAGGTTGGGAAGGTTGATAGGCAGAAACTACTGAATCAAAAGGGATGTGTTGTATGGATTACTGGTCTCAGTGGCTCAG GGAAAAGTACATTGGCATGCGCATTAAGTAGAGAACTACACTCTAGGGGAAAGTTGTCATATGTCCTTGATGGAGATAACCTTCGGCATGGTCTGAACAAGGATCTTGGTTTCAAAGCTGAAGACCGGGCTGAAAATATACGCAGAGTTG GGGAGGTAGCAAAACTCTTTGCAGATGCGGGATTGATTTGTATTGCTAGCCTCATATCTCCTTATAGGAAAGATCGAGATGCTTGCCGTGCAATGTTATCTGATCCAAACTTTATTGAG GTTTTCATGAACATGCCCCTAGAATTATGTGAGTCAAGAGATGCAAAAGGCCTTTACAAGCTTGCACGTGCTGGAAAGATTAAAG GTTTTACCGGAATAGATGACCCTTACGAGCCACCAGAGAATTGCGAG ATAGAAATAGAACAAGAAAATGGAGTTTGCCCCATGCCTGCAGCCATGGCAGGCCAAGTAGTGTCCTACTTGGAGGAGAAAGGATTTCTTCGAGTTCAGTGA
- the LOC137712919 gene encoding glutamyl-tRNA reductase-binding protein, chloroplastic-like: MLKTLVTPWQGQTFLLSRFNGHNNLHSPFIVQFRPSSTFFSSPTTLPRRLSMAAAAAQSPTQSVSAGDDANVFQLIQSHQEKAARLPPVEEIRILLDRSVRGTLSTFSQKHEGYPSGSMVDFACDADGSPILAVSSLAVHTKDLSLNPKCSLLVARDPEDRTDLVVTLHGDAIPVSEKDQAAIRTAYLAKHPNAFWVDFGDFQFMRIEPKVVRYVSGVATALLGSGEFRSEEYKAAKVDPIAQFSKPVASHMNRDHADDTKAIVQHSTSIPVDSAYILDLDSLGFNVKAGYQGDNFKLRIPFPRRAENRKDVKTLIVEMLQAAKP, from the exons atgttgaAGACTCTGGTGACGCCTTGGCAGGGGCAGACCTTCCTACTCTCCCGCTTTAATGGCCATAATAACCTTCACTCCCCTTTCATCGTACAATTTCGGCCCTCCTCCACCTTCTTCTCCTCCCCAACCACTCTTCCTCGTCGTTTATCAATGGCCGCCGCCGCCGCTCAGTCACCTACTCAG AGTGTTTCAGCTGGTGATGATGCCAATGTTTTTCAGTTGATTCAATCTCATCAG GAAAAGGCTGCTCGGCTTCCCCCAGTTGAGGAAATCCGAATTCTACTTGATCGTAGCGTTCGTGGAACACTCTCCACTTTTTCTCAG AAGCATGAGGGTTATCCATCAGGATCAATGGTTGACTTTGCATGTGATGCAGATGGATCTCCAATATTAGCAGTTAGCAGCTTGGCAGTTCATACTAAG GACCTTTCCCTTAATCCCAAGTGCTCCTTGCTTGTGGCTAGAGACCCTGAAGATAGGACTGATTTGGTGGTCACGCTGCATGGTGATGCTATTCCT GTTTCCGAGAAGGATCAAGCAGCCATACGCACTGCATATTTGGCTAAGCATCCCAATGCATTCTGG GTTGACTTTGGCGACTTCCAATTCATGCGCATTGAACCAAAAGTTGTGCGATACGTGTCAGGGGTTGCAACAGCCTTATTAGGATCAGGAG AGTTCAGAAGTGAGGAGTATAAAGCTGCAAAAGTTGATCCAATTGCTCAGTTTTCAAAGCCTGTTGCA TCTCACATGAACAGGGATCATGCTGATGATACAAAAGCCATTGTGCAACATTCAACGTCAATTCCG GTGGACTCTGCTTACATTTTGGACTTGGATAGCCTGGGTTTCAATGTTAAG GCTGGCTATCAGGGCGATAATTTCAAGCTCCGCATACCTTTTCCTAGACGTGCAGAGAATCGAAA GGATGTGAAGACTTTAATAGTGGAGATGCTTCAGGCTGCAAAGCCTTAA
- the LOC137712920 gene encoding uncharacterized protein, translating into METSHRMETEEERNNQRASEPEFFLQWGNRKRLRCVRVKGSEISAERFKFNGGMCRTITSSRIHRFAVSTSGKDISGFQSNRLTRNSDGALLRCSAGENRKSSSPEKEERYYTRRGSVGVDESCNGNGNGKVMMDGNNVEDRGLVWPKLYITLSSKEKEEDFLAMKGCKLPQRPKKRAKLIQRSLLLVSPGAWLTDMCQERYEVREKKSTKKRSRGLKAMGSLETESE; encoded by the exons ATGGAAACATCTCATC GTATGGAGACGGAGGAAGAGAGGAATAATCAGAGAGCTTCAGAACCAGAGTTTTTCCTGCAGTGGGGGAACAGAAAGAGGCTCAGATGTGTGAGAGTCAAGGGCTCGGAAATCTCAGCCGAGagattcaaattcaatggtGGCATGTGCAGGACAATCACATCGTCTCGGATTCATCGCTTTGCGGTCTCCACTTCCGGAAAAGACATCTCTGGTTTTCAATCCAATCGCCTCACCAG GAATTCTGACGGGGCTCTGCTCCGGTGTAGCGCAGGTGAGAACCGAAAGTCATCTTCACCGGAGAAGGAGGAAAGGTACTACACCAGAAGAGGATCTGTGGGTGTGGATGAGAGTTGTaatgggaatgggaatgggAAGGTTATGATGGACGGAAACAATGTTGAGGACCGGGGGCTGGTTTGGCCAAAGCTGTACATCACTTTGTCGagcaaagagaaagaagaggactTTTTGGCCATGAAGGGTTGTAAACTTCCCCAAAGACCCAAGAAAAGGGCCAAACTCATCCAAAGAAGCTTACTT CTGGTGAGTCCCGGTGCATGGCTGACTGATATGTGCCAAGAGAGATATGAAGTTAGGGAGAAGAAAAGTACTAAGAAG AGATCAAGAGGATTGAAGGCTATGGGGAGCCTGGAAACCGAGTCGGAGTGA
- the LOC137712488 gene encoding ethylene-responsive transcription factor ERN1-like gives MEFQFQQPKQVSFAAAGIPKSSSKVGKLKGRNNNRRSNNNANKFVGVRQRPSGRWVAEIKDTTQKIRMWLGTFETAEEAARSYDEAACLLRGSNARTNFITHVSLDSPLASRIWNLLNTKKGGGGATKQLALLHHQSSSTSTTTSTSSDHDHLPPPSKQLARKSSTCTSTSRGSDTTSPSSEVFQDNSLLFDNVYKPDLRNCNEDFELSSSSNTSQSDLPSWVSYQTGVDCFSFAQQAFEFPKHQAAAALSSAESNTTTTSTIITAGEADSGLMDFERLKVERQISASLYAMNGMQEYMETVHDPNEALWDLPPLCSLFC, from the coding sequence ATGGAGTTTCAGTTCCAACAGCCGAAGCAAGTTTCTTTTGCAGCTGCAGGCATTCCAAAAAGCAGCAGCAAAGTAGGGAAGTTGAAGGGAAGAAATAATAATCGTAGAAGCAACAACAACGCAAACAAGTTTGTTGGCGTGAGACAGAGGCCTTCGGGAAGATGGGTTGCCGAGATCAAAGACACTACTCAAAAAATAAGGATGTGGCTCGGAACCTTCGAGACCGCGGAGGAGGCTGCCCGTTCTTATGATGAAGCTGCCTGCCTTCTTCGCGGTTCAAACGCTCGAACCAACTTCATCACCCACGTATCTTTGGACTCCCCTCTCGCTTCTCGCATTTGGAATTTACTCAACACgaaaaaaggaggaggaggagccacTAAACAACTAGCACTACTACATCACCAAAGCAGTAGTACTAGCACTACTACTAGTACTAGTTCTGATCATGATCATCTGCCGCCTCCGTCTAAACAACTAGCACGGAAAAGTAGTACTTGTACTTCAACTAGCAGAGGCAGCGACACAACTTCCCCTTCGAGCGAGGTGTTTCAAGATAATTCTCTGCTGTTTGACAATGTCTACAAACCGGATTTGAGAAACTGCAATGAGGACTTTGAGTTGAGTTCTTCCTCCAATACTTCTCAATCCGACCTTCCTTCATGGGTGTCATATCAAACGGGGGTTGACTGCTTCTCGTTTGCTCAACAAGCGTTTGAGTTTCCGAAACATCAGGCGGCTGCTGCTTTGTCCTCTGCGGAGAGTAATACGACTACTACTAGTACTATTATTACGGCAGGTGAGGCTGATTCGGGGCTGATGGATTTCGAAAGGTTGAAAGTGGAGAGACAGATATCGGCTTCGCTTTATGCAATGAATGGGATGCAAGAGTATATGGAAACAGTTCATGATCCTAACGAGGCGCTCTGGGATCTTCCGCCGTTGTGTTCTTTGTTCTGCTAA